One region of Bubalus kerabau isolate K-KA32 ecotype Philippines breed swamp buffalo chromosome 6, PCC_UOA_SB_1v2, whole genome shotgun sequence genomic DNA includes:
- the TRAF3IP1 gene encoding TRAF3-interacting protein 1 isoform X4 has translation MNAAVVKRTQEALGKVIRRPPLTEKLLNKPPFRYLHDIITEVIRMTGFMKGLYTDVEMKSDNVKDKDAKISFLQKAIDVVVIVSGEPLLAKPTRIVAGHEPERTNELLQRIGKCCLSKLSSDDAVKRVLAGEKGDTKGRPSLTSKPQELDNKNVREDESRVQKDKEDRGNSELNERSTSRDQKQKEDPKEESKPREKERDKDKAKENERDRHKEPERDKHLERAKNRARPDRERDRDRGPREPDKDEERRSQGGKEKERGKEKERGKERERERERRRLRNGELCRDPEPERSLELDRPEKKLSSSGEMSKKLSDGSFKDPKAETEPEIPTRASRSVTTKTSKQRSRNSVEGDCPSDAEGDVAAPGQEKSEVPENPEPPGEPPAAARRIPRPGSARPAPPRVRQQESVEALTTDRTGSGKTVSNVITESHNSDNEDDDQFVVEAAPQLPEMSELEVVGEAPHAGPSPPALRSVCTEFSSEVAAQAVELEEDEKHESHGQRDPVFLPAESHGQRDLAGYSPRGG, from the exons GTGATCAGGATGACTGGCTTCATGAAGGGCCTCTACACGGATGTCGAGATGAAGTCCGACAATGTCAAG GATAAAGATGCAAAAATTAGCTTCCTGCAGAAGGCCATAGACGTGGTGGTCATTGTCTCTGGAGAGCCGCTGTTGGCGAAACCGACTCGGATCGTGGCAGGGCACGAGCCCGAGAGGACCAACGAGCTGCTGCAGAGAATTGGCAAGTGCTGTCTCAGCAAG CTCTCCAGTGACGACGCGGTGAAGAGGGTGTTGGCCGGAGAGAAGGGGGACACGAAAGGACGGCCCTCACTGACGTCCAAACCGCAGGAACTGGATAATAAGAATGTGAGGGAAGACGAGTCCAGGGTCCAGAAAGACAAAGAG gATAGAGGAAATTCTGAACTAAACGAGAGAAGTACAAGCAGagatcagaaacagaaagaggacCCAAAGGAAGAAAGCAAACCCCGAGAGAAGGAAAGGGACAAGGACAAGGCCAAGGAGAATGAGCGAGACAGACATAAAGAGCCGGAGCGAGACAAGCACCTCGAGCGTGCCAAGAACCGGGCGCGGCCGGACAGGGAGAGGGACCGGGACCGCGGCCCCCGGGAGCCCGACAAGGACGAGGAGCGCAGGAGCCAGGGCGGGAAGGAGAAGGAGCGCGGGAAGGAGAAGGAGCGCGGCAAGGAGCGGGAGCGGGAGCGGGAGCGGCGGCGGCTGCGCAACGGGGAGCTCTGCAGGGACCCCGAGCCTGAGCGGAGCCTCGAGCTTGACCGGCCCGAGAAGAAG ttatcAAGCTCAGGAGAGATGTCTAAAAAGTTATCAGATGGATCTTTTAAAGACCCCAAAGCCGAAACAGag cctgaaaTTCCCACCAGAGCATCCAGGTCAGTGACAACAAAGACGTCAAAGCAGCGATCCAGGAATTCCGTGGAAG gtgactGCCCTAGTGATGCAG AAGGAGACGTTGCAGCTCCTGGCCAGGAGAAGAGTGAGGTGCCCGAGAACCCCGAGCCGCCCGGCGAGCCCCCCGCGGCGGCCAG gAGGATACCTCGGCCTGGGAGCGCACGGCCCGCGCCTCCCCGGGTCCGACAGCAGGAGAGTGTGGAGGCGCTGACCACGGACAG GACGGGGAGCGGTAAAACCGTGTCCAATGTGATCACCGAGTCGCACAACTCTGACAACGAGGACGATGATCAGTTTGTGGTGGAAGCCGCCCCGCAGCTCCCCGAGATGTCGGAGCTCGAAGTGGTGGGTGAAGCGCCACACGCCGGGCCGAGCCCTCCCGCCCTGAGATCTGTGTGCACAGAGTTCTCCTCTGAAGTTGCA GCCCAGGCGGTGGAACTGGAGGAAGACGAGAAGCACG aatcccatggacagagggacccagtattcttgcctgcagaatcccatggacagagggacctggcgggctacagtccacggggtggctga